The following coding sequences are from one Nicotiana tomentosiformis chromosome 3, ASM39032v3, whole genome shotgun sequence window:
- the LOC104091349 gene encoding 21 kDa protein-like, which produces MEGAYIGCHILTVFLIIAVFTSSSFTESVSAARPAAGDTNTEFIRTSCKSTTYPNLCFSSLSGRATAIGVSPQLLAHESLTVSLETAQSTSAMMLKLAHVQGLTPREVGAMHDCVEELSDTVDELRKSLGEMKQLRGKDFDLKMSDIQTWVSAALTDEDTCTEGFAGKVMNGKVKTVVRGKILEVAHLTSNALALINSLAALRG; this is translated from the coding sequence ATGGAAGGTGCTTATATCGGTTGCCATATTCTCACCGTTTTTCTTATTATAGCTGTCTTCACATCTTCTTCATTCACGGAGTCAGTTTCAGCGGCAAGGCCAGCAGCCGGAGATACAAATACGGAGTTTATAAGAACATCATGCAAATCAACTACATATCCAAACCTCTGTTTCAGTTCATTATCAGGCCGTGCAACTGCTATTGGGGTTTCCCCTCAACTTCTAGCCCATGAATCCCTCACCGTTAGCCTCGAAACAGCCCAATCAACATCGGCTATGATGCTAAAGTTGGCACACGTCCAAGGCTTGACGCCGAGAGAGGTCGGTGCCATGCATGACTGTGTGGAGGAACTAAGTGACACAGTCGATGAATTGAGGAAGTCTTTGGGGGAAATGAAGCAGCTAAGGGGAAAAGATTTTGACCTTAAAATGAGTGATATTCAAACTTGGGTCAGTGCAGCCTTGACAGATGAGGACACCTGCACTGAGGGGTTTGCAGGAAAAGTGATGAACGGGAAAGTTAAGACTGTTGTAAGGGGAAAGATTTTGGAAGTTGCACATTTGACAAGTAATGCCTTGGCTTTGATCAACAGCCTTGCCGCTCTTCGCGGCTAA